The following DNA comes from Salvia splendens isolate huo1 chromosome 17, SspV2, whole genome shotgun sequence.
attgttttatagGTGAGAGTTCTTCACAGAAAATGTATCATGATTTGTGATCTTGATCTGGGAAGAAAATCCGTCCCAGCATCCATACTATCAGAACCATATGGGCCTTGAAGAAGACAGAATCCTTACATGGGAGGTTAGAATTGTCTCTTAAATCTACAGATTCCTTTCATTATATTAGGTATAGTAGGATTGCAGACTGAATTGCGAAATATTCGAAGCATGTATATGTGATTAACAGCACTTAGACTGGctattacataaatttgcattGTATCATCTATCAGTTGGAGAAAATtcagttttgaattttgatacaCTCACCAAAAATTTTGTTTCTACATCTGTAATCTTTTTGATAGGTTTGGACTTTGGAGTGTTGCAGTTCTTTCCCTTGGATCATTCTACCAAGCTAGATCAAGTTTCCAGTGCCCAAAAATTTCATGGGGCGAAGTTAGCTAACGGGCTCAAAACTCGATACAGAGAGGTCCGTTAATGAGTACGTAAACTATTGTCACAGTTGCCGTTGTTTTAGGACTCTCATGTTACTGGTATTTGAGTATACTCCTACAGGTCGACTTACCTTGTTCTTTAATGTTAAATGTAGCAAGCAAAATTGTAAATAGCATGATTAAGAAATCTGTAGTTAGAATCAGAGTGGTGGTGTACTGTGAATTTTATGTACAGAAGGATCGTCTAAAAGAATTTTGATAGCTCGAGGGGATTGTTTTTCATGTATAGTAGCATCAGAAAGTTGAGTCCCAGTAGAAGATTTTCTCATGAAATACTCATAAAATTAGAAACCTACACAATAGTATGGGGAAAATGATGAAGACTCGAGCACAAAAACCCCTTGTCCCTAACCACACAACATTTTTCGTCTCACCTATTATTCAAAATCTAATTATTGACTTCCTACTAAAGTACTAGTAAGTAATAACATACTTATATTACAAAGTTGAGGTATGAAATGGAGCTTGGTCATTTTCAAGTTTGAGAGGTGGTAGTTTTAGACCAAACTCAAGAGTCGACAAAGCTAGTTATGTAACTTTAGCCCTTTGCATCATCATAAACCTTCTTGTGTTCACTCCATCCAAATTCTCACTGATCTTAGCCAAGTGTGTGAATCGCCGTTTGATTGATGGGGCCATCTGCTCTGCCGGCGCAGGACTATCTTCGGCATCCTCCAAATACTTCACCGGCGGGCTCTCCACACATGCCGCCGCCTCAGCAATAATGTCCTTGAGAGCCTCCACCACCTTGCTCATTTTTGGTCTTTCCTTCCCACTTCTCACCAAACAACTATCAGCTAATTTAGCAACTTTGCGAGCTGCGCTTAACGGGTAGTCGTTTTCGAGTCTCGGATCAATGATCATGCTGAATCTTCGACTATCAGCAGGGTTCTGTTTCACCCACTCCAGTAGCTTCTGCTCCGGTTTGGGGAGTTCCCGTTCCAGCGATCGTCTTCCTGTCAACATCTCATACACCACCACGCCAAAGCTCCAGACGTCGCTCTTGGACGTGAGATGCCCCGTCTCTATGTAGTCCGGGGCAGCATATCCATATGTTCCAACAACCTGTAAACACGAAAGCATTTGTCATCAAGCAACTTCCATACAAGATACACAAGTATCAAAGCTTTTGTAATTAATACAGCCTGTTTAACAAAATGAACATACCGCGGTTGAAACATGCGTATGACCAGCAGTTGGTCCCTCCCTAGCAAGCCCAAAGTCTGACAGCTTCGCCTTGAATTCCCCATCCAGTAGAATGTTCGATGACTTGAAGTCACGATAGATCACCTGTAACAGCATAGTGAACAACAGTCAGTAACTAGGATCAACATCAATTTCAAAGGTGACTGATTATTTACAAAGATCATCTCTGATCAATTCAATAATTTTCAGAGataacattaaataaaaaacctACGCGATGATGAATATGCTTGAATCGAAATACTAAACAGCCAAATCTTGCACTATCTTCTGAGGCAGGAACCCATAACTTGAAAAGTCCTAAAAGTTAATTCAATGATAAGTGGCAAAAAGATTTGAAGGTGAAACCTGGATTTCCAACTCTTCATGTAGATAAGCCAATCCTTCCGCTGCCCCAAGTATTATTTGCAATCTTCGCTCCCAGGATAATGTTGAACCTGCCCTATTGAAAATGTGCTCATCCAGGCTCTTCTTTGGCATATATTCAAACACGAGTAGCCTTTGTATGCCTCGTTCTGCATCAACAGCACAGTATCCTATCAGCTTGACCAAATTCGGATGATCCACGACCCCAAGAATCTGCACTTCTGCTACCCATTGTTTGTGACCCTAATACCGTCAAAACAAAACCACACACCTTTTCAGTGGGATGAACCTTGGTATTACTAGATACTGTCACGGGTCGAGAACATGAACAGCATGTAACATACAGCGAGCATTGCTTTCGTTTTTCTGAGGCATGTTATTAAAATCCCTAATCTtgctttccctttccctttccttTTCCCCATATATTTCTACACCAATTTCTTATTAGATGCATCTCAACTCCCAAATGGCAGTCTCTCATGCCTAAAGGAGTTAAAGATTTCATTCACTCACATGGAAATCATTATACTATATACTAACACGCTTAACAACTAATCCCCAATTTCAAATCCACCATATATTTTCAGCACAGATTTCTTGAGTTTACTAGCAAGACCAcataataaatgacaaacatTCTTACAGTgaataaaaaatggaaaaagtaaaCATAATACCTGACAGCCATCTTTGCTGAGTTTTTTGATTGCAACAATCATGGGGTCACCAGCCTTTCCCTCGGGGGGGTTGATTGTACCTTTGTACACACATCCAAAACCACCCTCACCAATCTTAAGCAATCTGTTGAAGTTATTAGTCGCTTGCTTTAGCTCGGCAAATGTAAATACTCTCAAATTCTGCGCTTTTTCCTCATATATCTCCGTGATTCTGCGCGGCGGCGTAGCTGAACAGGATGATGTTGCCCTCTCAGATTCCGATACGTTAAATTTGCTCTGGCTTTTCAATGTCGGGGCTGATTTCTGTAACCTAGTTTTACTCCTATCCTTGAATTGATTGAAACAAATCATTTTTCACGCAATCCGACTCTAACAAAACTTGATTCCGAGCTTCACTGCTGCCATATCAAAACAAAGCTACAGTAAAAGACGAGTTTCCACATGATATCAGAATAAAAATTCTAAATcagataatatcaaattaattaaaagtaaGTAGCagtattaaattgaattaaacatTATAGAAATGGATTTAGACAGTTAGCGCTGGCAGTGATTCACTGCTGCTGctgataatgataatgataatgataatgataattgaTAAACGATGGCAGTGAATAACCGTTGAATTGGGTGGTTGGTTTGAAATTGGGACCCTTTTGAATAAATAGAATTCCACCTAAGGGCATCAATAACCCATCCCCACAAGTCctctccacgtcatcattcctctacagttgcagCCCAGCCCCTAACTGCTCTAACCATGCAGGCTCCAACCCGGGCCgtaactaataaatgacactattcacaactccaacttaagttactcgtaaaatagaatacgttgagcaattataacacgagaaattcatttttaatacaaaataataaattataaactaaaaattataaaaaaaatagaaaatttaaaaaaagtgtaaaaaaaaaaattaaat
Coding sequences within:
- the LOC121774169 gene encoding probable serine/threonine-protein kinase PBL19, coding for MICFNQFKDRSKTRLQKSAPTLKSQSKFNVSESERATSSCSATPPRRITEIYEEKAQNLRVFTFAELKQATNNFNRLLKIGEGGFGCVYKGTINPPEGKAGDPMIVAIKKLSKDGCQGHKQWVAEVQILGVVDHPNLVKLIGYCAVDAERGIQRLLVFEYMPKKSLDEHIFNRAGSTLSWERRLQIILGAAEGLAYLHEELEIQVIYRDFKSSNILLDGEFKAKLSDFGLAREGPTAGHTHVSTAVVGTYGYAAPDYIETGHLTSKSDVWSFGVVVYEMLTGRRSLERELPKPEQKLLEWVKQNPADSRRFSMIIDPRLENDYPLSAARKVAKLADSCLVRSGKERPKMSKVVEALKDIIAEAAACVESPPVKYLEDAEDSPAPAEQMAPSIKRRFTHLAKISENLDGVNTRRFMMMQRAKVT